From a region of the Panicum virgatum strain AP13 chromosome 2K, P.virgatum_v5, whole genome shotgun sequence genome:
- the LOC120672466 gene encoding uncharacterized protein LOC120672466, which translates to MSNLDSTAAPAGRGTAERDFTPASVPALNGTPKCMNRRKRRNKMREKQDSPPGLDSTVAAEAEEQGEAKGRRMEEREAPDAAASALNGTPKCKNKSKKKKNKMQEQQESPPDLDSSAAAEAEEQREAKGRGMEGREDSDAAASALNGTPKCKKRMKRNNKMQDKQVFPPHLDSTVAAEAEEQGGPKGRGMEEIEATTVAASALGGTPKCDQEEAKVKDSVMLKEEANNTVVSASEGTPKRRRRRKRNKMQELLESRHPQASLGIVGVDKIMSNNENGRADGVEASGHADVNMDLINGEDPSCAQSNANDVDVLVENCSNNLQENSAGGKRQKRKRKWGSSSRWPGLSSENDGMVAKDSLDSSAHHDVSCVYASCSVEPHKDNIKNIYSPRGSLVRFHRKKLLILDLNGLLADINQDYRNAHKADAKVKDKLVFTRPYYDDFLRFCFQNFELGIWSSRKRENVNRVINILMRKLKHHLLFCWDMSYCTVTGCNVIGTKGKPLVLKELKKLWNNEDPDLPWEQGEFSPSNTLLVDDSPYKALCNPPNTGIFPHPYSYRNQSDDSLGPGGDLRMYLERVAAADNVQSFVRDNPFGQNSITDSDPNWNFYVQIVDKVEQANRIVDKVEKANTE; encoded by the exons ATGTCAAATCTCGAttccaccgccgcgccggcggggagggggaCGGCGGAGCGGGATTTCACCCCCGCATCTGTTCCAG CTTTGAATGGAACACCGAAATGCATGAATAGGAGGAAAAGGAGGAATAAGATGCGGGAGAAACAGGACTCCCCACCTGGTTTGGACTCCACGGTGGCAGCAGAGGCAGAGGAACAGGGAGAGGCAAAGGGAAGGAGgatggaggagagggaggcccCTGATGCTGCTGCTTCTG CTTTGAATGGGACACCAAAATGcaagaacaagagcaagaaaaagaagaataagATGCAGGAGCAACAGGAATCCCCACCTGATTTGGATTCCTCGGCGGCAGCAGAGGCAGAGGAACAGAGAGAAGCAAAGGGAAGGGGGATGGAGGGCCGGGAGGACAGTGATGCTGCTGCTTCTG CTTTGAATGGGACACCGAAATGCAAGAAGAGGATGAAAAGGAATAATAAGATGCAGGACAAACAGGTATTCCCACCTCATTTGGATTCCACAGTGGCAGCAGAGGCAGAGGAACAGGGAGGGCCAAAGGGAAGGGGGATGGAGGAGATAGAGGCCACCACTGTCGCTGCTTCTG CGCTGGGGGGGACACCAAAATGTGATCAGGAAGAGGCCAAGGTGAAGGACAGTGTGATGCTCAAGGAGGAAGCCAACAACACTGTTGTTTCAG CTTCAGAGGGTACACCAAAacgcaggaggaggagaaaaAGGAACAAGATGCAGGAGCTACTAGAGTCCCGACACCCACAGGCATCATTGGGTATTGTTGGAGTGGATAAAATTATGTCCAATAATGAAAATGGCCGCGCAGATGGGGTAGAGGCATCAGGACATGCTGATGTTAATATGGATCTTATAAATGGGGAGGATCCAAGTTGTGCTCAGTCAAATGCAAATGATGTTGATGTTTTGGTAGAGAATTGCTCCAATAACTTGCAGGAGAACTCTGCAGGAGGAAAGAGacagaagagaaaaagaaagtggGGTTCATCCAGCAGATGGCCAGGTTTATCTTCTGAGAATGATGGAATGGTTGCTAAGGACAGCTTGGATTCTTCAGCACATCATGATGTTAGCTGCGTATATGCTTCATGTTCAGTTGAGCCACACAAAGATAATATCAAGAATATTTACTCTCCAAGAGGATCGCTGGTGAGGTTTCACAGGAAAAAACTTCTGATATTGGATCTTAATGGTTTGCTTGCGGATATAAATCAAGATTACCGCAATGCGCACAAGGCAGATGCAAAGGTTAAGGACAAGTTAG TTTTTACAAGACCATACTATGATGATTTTCTGAGATTTTGCTTCCAGAATTTTGAGCTAGGAATATGGTCTTCAAGGAAAAG GGAAAATGTCAATAGGGTTATTAATATCCTTATGAGGAAGCTCAAGCACCACCTACTATTTTGTTGG GACATGTCTTACTGCACTGTTACGGGGTGCAACGTAATTGGTACGAAGGGCAAACCGTTAGTGCTGAAGGAACTAAAGAAGTTGTGGAATAATGAGGACCCTGATCTCCCATGGGAGCAGGGAGAGTTTTCACCTTCAAATACATTACTAGTGGATGATTCACCCTACAAGGCTTTGTGCAACCCG CCAAACACTGGCATTTTCCCCCATCCCTACAGTTACCGTAACCAGAGTGATGATTCCTTGG GACCTGGTGGAGACCTTCGGATGTATCTGGAGAGAGTTGCGGCTGCAGATAATGTTCAAAGTTTTGTCCGGGATAACCCATTTGGTCAGAACTCCATCACGGATAGTGATCCAAACTGGAATTTCTATGTGCAGATAGTTGATAAAGTCGAGCAAGCAAATAGAATAGTTGATAAAGTCGAGAAAGCAAATACGGAGTAG